In Drosophila simulans strain w501 chromosome X, Prin_Dsim_3.1, whole genome shotgun sequence, one DNA window encodes the following:
- the LOC6726412 gene encoding innexin inx5 isoform X2: MFSAVKPLSKYLQFKSIRIYDSVFTIHSRCTVVILLTCSLLLSARQYFGDPIQCISEEKNIEYIQSYCWTMGTYILKQDTFGDQEQALVSPSQQVSPNSAFFSSATTNAPQSSSRVRSRPHFTSSLRRIGEYNEAYARSLSIAEGVGPEVRGQTERQYLRYYQWVIILLLFQSFIFYFPSCLWKVWEGRRLKQLCSEVGEALLSEETYNTRLRMLVKYFTTDYEDMHFCYMAKW, from the exons ATGTTTTCGGCGGTGAAGCCGCTCTCCAAGTATCTCCAGTTCAAGTCAATACGCATCTACGACTCCGTCTTCACCATCCACTCCAGGTGCACCGTGGTCATCCTGCTCACCTGCTCGCTTCTCCTGTCGGCGCGCCAGTACTTCGGGGATCCAATACAGTGCATCAGCGAGGAGAAGAACATCGAGTACATACAGTCCTACTGCTGGACCATGGGCACCTACATCCTCAAGCAGGACACCTTCGGCGATCAGGAGCAGGCGCTGGTTTCCCCAAGCCAGCAAGTCTCACCTAACTCTGCCTTCTTCTCATCCGCCACAACCAACGCACCGCAGTCATCCTCAAGAGTCCGCTCCAGACCCCACTTCACATCGAGTCTGCGCAGGATTGGCGAGTACAACGAGGCCTACGCGCGGTCCCTGTCGATAGCCGAGGGCGTGGGCCCCGAGGTCCGCGGCCAGACGGAGCGGCAGTACCTGCGCTACTACCAGTGGGTCATCATCCTGCTGCTCTTCCAGTCGTTCATCTTCTACTTCCCCTCATGCCTGTGGAAGGTGTGGGAGGGCCGGCGGCTGAAGCAGCTCTGCTCGGAGGTCGGCGAGGCGCTCCTCTCGGAGGAGACCTACAACACCCGGCTGCGCATGCTGGTCAAGTACTTCACCACCGACTACGAGGACATGCACTTCTGTTACATGGCCAA GTGGTGA